In a single window of the Ruminococcus albus 7 = DSM 20455 genome:
- a CDS encoding HU family DNA-binding protein, translating to MKKAELLAAIAEKNGSTKKNAEAALDAVISTITEALEKGEKVAIPGFGTFEVRDRAAKKSINPATKEPIDVPAKKVPAFKAAKALKDAVDKK from the coding sequence ATGAAGAAGGCTGAACTGCTGGCTGCAATCGCTGAAAAGAATGGCAGCACCAAGAAGAACGCTGAGGCAGCACTCGATGCTGTTATAAGCACGATCACCGAGGCTCTGGAGAAGGGCGAAAAAGTAGCTATCCCAGGATTTGGCACATTTGAGGTAAGAGACCGTGCGGCTAAGAAGTCTATCAACCCCGCTACTAAGGAACCAATAGATGTACCTGCAAAGAAGGTACCTGCTTTCAAGGCTGCTAAGGCTCTGAAGGATGCTGTTGACAAGAAGTGA
- a CDS encoding arsenate reductase family protein — protein MNIQIFGKAKSFDTKKAERYFKERGIKFQSIDLVSKGMSKGEFDSVLKAVGDIEKLIDPKAKGETADLLKYLGSMEEKREKLLEEPSLIAAPVVRNGRQATVGYCPDIWKNWE, from the coding sequence ATGAACATACAAATATTCGGCAAAGCAAAAAGCTTTGATACCAAAAAGGCAGAGCGCTATTTCAAAGAGCGCGGCATTAAATTCCAGTCCATCGACCTTGTGAGCAAGGGAATGAGCAAGGGCGAATTTGATTCGGTGCTGAAGGCTGTAGGCGATATCGAGAAACTCATCGACCCCAAAGCCAAAGGCGAGACCGCCGACCTGCTGAAATATCTGGGCAGCATGGAGGAGAAGCGGGAAAAACTCCTTGAAGAACCTTCACTCATAGCCGCACCAGTTGTCCGCAACGGCAGACAGGCTACTGTGGGTTACTGTCCCGATATATGGAAAAACTGGGAATGA
- a CDS encoding DNA-deoxyinosine glycosylase, translating to MSVYTHIVHSFKPVYDRNSRVLILGSLPSVKSRETGFYYGHPRNRFWAVTAAITGRKVPVTNEEKKNFLLDTHIAVWDVVAECDISGSSDASIRNVRAADISMILALCPDITVFANGGTASSLYDKYIFPKTDRPAAKLPSTSPANAAWDINRLTAEWKKAISPLLLRMI from the coding sequence ATGTCAGTATACACGCATATAGTACACAGTTTCAAGCCCGTATATGACCGTAACAGCAGGGTGCTCATACTTGGCAGCCTGCCTTCGGTAAAATCACGTGAAACAGGATTCTACTACGGCCATCCACGAAACCGCTTCTGGGCTGTTACTGCAGCCATAACAGGCAGAAAAGTGCCTGTGACAAATGAAGAAAAGAAAAACTTCCTGCTTGATACACATATAGCGGTATGGGACGTAGTGGCAGAATGCGATATATCCGGTTCTTCAGATGCAAGTATCAGAAATGTCAGAGCAGCGGATATATCCATGATACTGGCACTCTGCCCCGATATAACGGTATTTGCAAACGGAGGTACAGCTTCTTCACTGTATGATAAGTACATATTCCCGAAGACTGATCGCCCCGCGGCAAAACTGCCATCTACCAGCCCTGCAAACGCCGCTTGGGACATCAACAGACTTACAGCCGAATGGAAAAAAGCGATCTCTCCCCTGCTCTTACGTATGATATAA
- a CDS encoding DUF378 domain-containing protein, translated as MLDRIALALLIVGGINWGLLGIFEFDLVAFIFGGQAAFLSRIVYTLVAISAVWCISLFFKDRELLPDMV; from the coding sequence ATGCTTGACAGGATAGCTCTGGCGCTGCTTATCGTCGGCGGTATAAACTGGGGGCTGCTGGGTATATTTGAATTTGATCTGGTGGCTTTCATCTTTGGCGGACAGGCAGCATTTTTATCGAGGATAGTCTACACACTGGTGGCGATATCCGCGGTATGGTGCATCTCACTGTTCTTCAAGGACAGGGAGCTCCTTCCCGACATGGTATAG
- a CDS encoding dockerin type I domain-containing protein, producing the protein MRCKKILAAAVSLAIAAGQLSVGAFADNSENSDAASAASADSNTTGDQDFSPYAEGDKPYAAGDINGDGKIDITDVVKAAAHIKTAKSLNEKGLKAADANADGKVNITDLGLLAGQVKGKRRIEVYTDLPVVKNPRDMQQNVKLIEFNVDKDTKSVSWNAAADMDTYSVKFTNGDKTKSFDTHSLKADIPYDMFKDGKLTVEIAPLRYVMTEDGIRTKDYGDTTGYLLKIKPGTINGSITVTDNNGKAKIDWLAADFASGYHVYDLTNTASDGKPKLIADTDTDQLITDFPKSGTVKLLIVPFNSVGEAEGANAEMTGGTVTKQDPVANLAAPTFNSYFYNSDTTTATLMWNAVSGAEGYEASIQIDGKWKAYDAKTARSYKFTNLAQRTGFKTRVRAYKTVNGQKAYGSYSTTVTVVTDGYVKCTTATPIYANASTGSTKLGNLYVGNTVMQTDLPANGWTKIFLPNSNGTQIGYVPTSCVSADSNTQTEQKADLAAPTFNSYFYNSDTTTATLMWNAVSGAEGYEASIQIDGKWIAYDAKTARSYKFTNLAQRTGFKTRVRAYKTVNGQKAYGSYSTTVTVVTDGYVKCTTATPIYANASTGSTKLGNLYVGNTVMQTDLPANGWTKIFLPNSNGTQIGYVPTSCVSADTNTQTEQKADLAAPTFNSYFYNSDTTTATLMWNAVSGAEGYEASIQIDGKWKAYDAKTARSYKFTNLAQRTGFKTRVRAYKTVNGQKAYGSYSTTVTVVTDGYVKCTTATPIYANASTGSTKLGNLYVGNTVMQTDLPANGWTKIFLPNSNGTQIGYVPTSCVSADTNTQTEQKADLAAPTFNSYFYNSDTTTATLMWNAVSGAEGYEASIQIDGKWKAYDAKTAKSYKFTNLAQRTGFKTRVRAYKTVNGQKAYGSYSTTVTVVTDGYVKCTTATPIYANASTGSTKLGNLYVGNTVMQTDLPTNGWTKIFLPNSNGTQIGYVPTSCVSADSNTQTEQKADLAAPTFNSYFYNSDTTTATLMWNAVSGAEGYEASIQIDGKWKAYDAKTARSYKFTNLAQRTGFKTRVRAYKTVNGQKAYGSYSTTVTVVTDGYVKCTTATPIYANASTGSTKLGNLYVGNTVMQTDLPANGWTKIFLPNSNGTQVGYVPTSCVKNYANSGLTVINQDGYLGGNPAVLGCEETALASVLNYQFGINVSKNTLIDYYMPEQAFYNGAVNVDPNYCFWGSPYRMEGSVGYGCYAPLVAQSAHQYLNYIGVRNSYNIALNTDYYTGNNVNKLKFDPGKLDLGNTAVSGGLDINGLKTEIDKGNNPIVWYSEVEPYAVCTQTITAGQKYSNPGSGTYNFTWYGRQHTAVLTGYDDANNCFILGNVENFDSSSYYGKVQTMSYDFFMDTYTKLGRQSLIITKK; encoded by the coding sequence ATGAGATGTAAAAAGATCCTCGCTGCTGCAGTTTCGCTGGCTATAGCAGCAGGTCAGTTATCAGTGGGAGCTTTTGCCGATAACAGTGAAAACAGTGATGCCGCATCAGCAGCTTCTGCTGACAGCAATACCACAGGCGATCAGGACTTTTCCCCATACGCCGAAGGTGACAAGCCCTATGCTGCAGGCGATATAAACGGTGACGGCAAGATCGACATCACTGATGTTGTAAAAGCAGCAGCACACATAAAAACTGCAAAATCACTGAATGAGAAAGGTTTGAAGGCTGCCGATGCAAATGCAGACGGCAAAGTTAATATCACCGATCTCGGTCTGCTGGCAGGTCAGGTAAAGGGCAAGCGCAGAATCGAAGTATATACCGATCTTCCCGTTGTGAAGAATCCCCGAGATATGCAGCAAAATGTCAAGCTGATAGAGTTCAATGTAGATAAGGATACAAAGTCTGTTTCCTGGAACGCTGCAGCTGATATGGATACATACAGCGTAAAGTTCACCAACGGTGATAAGACAAAGTCTTTTGACACACATTCGCTTAAAGCTGATATTCCTTATGATATGTTCAAAGACGGTAAGCTGACAGTTGAGATAGCCCCCCTGAGATACGTTATGACCGAGGACGGTATACGTACAAAGGACTACGGCGATACCACAGGATATCTGCTGAAAATAAAACCCGGAACGATAAACGGCAGTATCACCGTTACAGATAATAACGGCAAAGCTAAGATAGACTGGCTGGCGGCTGATTTCGCATCAGGCTATCACGTTTACGACCTGACAAATACAGCAAGTGACGGCAAGCCCAAGCTGATAGCAGATACCGATACCGATCAGCTTATCACAGACTTCCCCAAAAGCGGCACTGTAAAGCTGCTGATCGTGCCTTTCAACTCTGTTGGCGAAGCAGAAGGTGCCAATGCCGAAATGACGGGCGGCACAGTTACCAAGCAAGACCCTGTTGCAAATCTCGCCGCCCCCACATTCAACAGCTACTTCTACAACAGCGACACCACAACTGCTACCCTCATGTGGAACGCAGTTTCGGGCGCTGAGGGCTATGAGGCTTCTATTCAGATAGACGGCAAATGGAAAGCATACGATGCAAAGACCGCCAGAAGCTACAAGTTCACAAACCTTGCACAGCGCACAGGCTTCAAGACAAGGGTTCGCGCATACAAAACTGTAAACGGTCAGAAGGCATACGGTTCTTATTCTACCACCGTTACCGTTGTTACCGACGGCTATGTTAAGTGTACGACCGCTACACCAATTTATGCGAACGCAAGCACAGGCAGCACAAAGCTTGGCAATCTTTATGTCGGTAACACAGTTATGCAGACGGATCTCCCTGCAAACGGCTGGACTAAGATCTTCCTGCCTAACTCCAACGGCACTCAGATCGGTTATGTTCCTACTTCATGCGTAAGTGCGGATTCCAATACACAGACCGAGCAGAAAGCCGATCTCGCTGCACCTACATTCAACAGCTACTTCTACAACAGTGACACCACAACAGCTACCCTCATGTGGAACGCAGTTTCGGGGGCTGAGGGCTACGAAGCTTCTATTCAGATAGACGGTAAGTGGATAGCTTATGACGCAAAGACCGCCAGAAGCTACAAGTTCACTAACCTTGCACAGCGCACAGGCTTCAAGACAAGAGTTCGCGCTTACAAGACCGTTAATGGTCAGAAGGCATACGGTTCTTATTCTACCACTGTTACCGTTGTTACCGACGGCTATGTAAAGTGTACGACCGCTACACCAATTTATGCGAACGCAAGCACAGGTTCTACCAAGCTTGGAAATCTCTATGTCGGTAACACAGTTATGCAGACGGATCTCCCTGCAAACGGCTGGACTAAGATCTTCCTGCCTAATTCCAACGGCACTCAGATCGGTTATGTTCCTACTTCATGCGTAAGCGCAGATACAAACACACAGACCGAGCAGAAAGCCGATCTCGCCGCCCCCACATTCAACAGCTACTTCTACAACAGTGACACCACAACAGCTACCCTCATGTGGAACGCAGTTTCGGGCGCTGAGGGTTATGAGGCTTCTATTCAGATAGACGGTAAATGGAAAGCATACGATGCAAAGACCGCCAGAAGCTACAAGTTCACAAACCTTGCACAGAGAACAGGCTTCAAGACAAGGGTTCGCGCTTACAAGACCGTTAACGGTCAGAAGGCATACGGTTCTTATTCTACCACTGTTACCGTTGTTACCGACGGCTATGTTAAGTGTACGACCGCTACACCAATTTATGCGAACGCAAGCACAGGTTCTACCAAGCTTGGAAATCTGTATGTCGGCAACACAGTTATGCAGACGGATCTTCCTGCAAACGGCTGGACTAAGATCTTCCTGCCTAATTCCAACGGCACTCAGATCGGTTATGTTCCTACTTCATGCGTAAGCGCAGATACAAACACACAGACCGAGCAGAAAGCCGATCTCGCTGCACCTACATTCAACAGCTACTTCTACAACAGTGACACCACAACTGCTACCCTGATGTGGAACGCAGTTTCGGGCGCTGAGGGCTATGAAGCTTCTATTCAGATAGACGGCAAATGGAAAGCTTATGACGCAAAGACCGCCAAAAGCTACAAGTTCACAAACCTTGCACAGCGCACAGGCTTCAAGACAAGGGTTCGCGCATACAAGACCGTTAACGGTCAGAAGGCATACGGTTCTTATTCTACCACCGTTACCGTTGTTACCGACGGCTATGTTAAGTGTACGACCGCTACACCAATTTATGCGAACGCAAGCACAGGTTCTACCAAGCTTGGAAATCTTTATGTCGGTAACACAGTTATGCAGACAGATCTCCCCACTAACGGCTGGACTAAGATCTTCCTGCCTAACTCCAACGGCACTCAGATCGGTTATGTTCCTACTTCATGCGTAAGTGCAGACAGCAATACTCAGACCGAGCAGAAAGCCGATCTCGCCGCACCTACATTCAACAGCTATTTCTACAACAGCGACACCACAACTGCTACCCTCATGTGGAATGCAGTTTCGGGCGCTGAGGGCTATGAAGCTTCTATACAGATAGACGGCAAGTGGAAAGCTTATGACGCAAAGACCGCCAGAAGCTACAAGTTCACAAACCTTGCACAGCGCACAGGCTTCAAGACAAGAGTTCGCGCATACAAGACCGTTAACGGTCAGAAGGCATACGGTTCTTATTCTACCACTGTTACAGTTGTGACCGACGGCTATGTAAAGTGTACGACCGCTACACCAATTTATGCGAACGCAAGCACAGGCAGTACCAAGCTTGGCAATCTTTATGTCGGTAACACAGTTATGCAGACGGATCTCCCTGCTAACGGCTGGACTAAGATCTTCCTGCCTAACTCAAACGGCACTCAGGTGGGATATGTTCCTACTTCATGCGTAAAAAACTACGCTAACAGCGGTCTGACGGTCATCAACCAGGACGGCTATCTCGGCGGAAATCCTGCTGTTCTCGGCTGCGAGGAAACCGCACTTGCATCGGTACTTAACTACCAGTTCGGTATAAATGTCAGCAAAAACACACTGATCGACTACTATATGCCCGAACAGGCATTCTACAACGGCGCTGTCAACGTTGACCCCAACTACTGTTTCTGGGGTTCACCCTACCGCATGGAAGGCAGCGTGGGCTACGGCTGTTATGCTCCTCTTGTAGCACAATCTGCACACCAGTACCTTAATTATATCGGCGTACGCAACAGCTACAACATCGCCCTGAACACCGATTATTACACAGGCAACAACGTCAATAAGCTGAAATTCGATCCCGGTAAACTCGACCTTGGAAATACTGCCGTCAGCGGCGGACTTGATATCAACGGTCTTAAAACTGAGATCGACAAAGGCAACAACCCCATAGTATGGTACTCTGAGGTAGAGCCCTATGCTGTTTGCACCCAGACGATCACCGCAGGTCAGAAGTATTCTAACCCCGGCTCAGGCACATATAACTTCACCTGGTACGGCAGACAGCACACTGCAGTGCTGACAGGTTATGACGATGCCAATAACTGCTTTATACTCGGTAATGTTGAAAACTTCGACAGCAGCAGCTATTACGGCAAGGTGCAGACCATGTCCTATGATTTCTTTATGGATACCTACACTAAACTCGGCAGACAATCTCTGATCATTACAAAGAAATGA